A single Drosophila miranda strain MSH22 chromosome XR, D.miranda_PacBio2.1, whole genome shotgun sequence DNA region contains:
- the LOC108153352 gene encoding 60S ribosomal protein L8, translating into MGRVIRAQRKGAGSVFKAHVKKRKGAAKLRSLDFAERSGYIRGVVKDIVHDPGRGAPLAVVHFRDPYRYKIRKELFIAPEGMHTGQFVYCGRKATLQIGNVMPLSQMPEGTIICNLEEKTGDRGRLARTSGNYATVIAHNPDTKKTRVKLPSGAKKVVPSANRAMVGIVAGGGRIDKPILKAGRAYHKYKVKRNSWPKVRGVAMNPVEHPHGGGNHQHIGKASTVKRGTSAGRKVGLIAARRTGRIRGGKGDSKDK; encoded by the exons ATGGGTCGCGTTATTCGTGCACAACGTAAGGGAGCTGGTTCCGTCTTCAAGGCGCACGTCAAGAAGCGCAAGGGAGCCGCCAAACTCCGCTCTCTGGACTTTGCCGAGCGCTCCGGCTACATCCGAGGTGTTGTCAAG GACATCGTGCACGATCCCGGTCGTGGCGCCCCCTTGGCTGTCGTTCATTTCCGGGACCCCTACCGCTACAAGATCCGCAAGGAGTTGTTCATCGCTCCCGAGGGCATGCACACCGGCCAGTTCGTGTACTGCGGCCGCAAGGCTACCCTGCAGATCGGCAATGTGATGCCCCTGAGTCAGATGCCCGAGGGTACCATCATCTGCAACTTGGAGGAGAAAACTGGTGACCGTGGCCGTCTCGCCCGCACCTCTGGCAACTACGCCACCGTGATTGCCCACAACCCCGACACCAAGAAGACCCGTGTCAAGCTGCCCTCGGGCGCCAAGAAGGTTGTGCCCTCTGCCAACCGCGCCATGGTTGGAATCGTCGCAGGCGGCGGTCGTATCGACAAGCCCATCCTGAAGGCTGGTCGTGCCTACCACAAGTACAAGGTGAAGCGCAACAGCTGGCCTAAGGTGCGTGGTGTTGCCATGAACCCTGTGGAGCATCCCCACGGTGGTGGTAACCATCAGCATATTGGTAAGGCTTCCACTGTCAAGCGAGGCACATCTGCTGGTCGCAAGGTCGGTCTCATTGCTGCCCGTCGTACCGGTAGAATTCGTGGTGGCAAGGGCGACAGCAAGGACAAATAA